Proteins encoded in a region of the Planococcus shixiaomingii genome:
- a CDS encoding pentapeptide repeat-containing protein — protein sequence MSFFIENNHIEMNPYKADCNNCFGLCCVALPFMESADFAFTKDAGTPCHHLQTDFRCGIHQRLRETGFRGCTVYECFGAGQKVSQHTYKGIDWRNNPLSANEMFQILPIIQQLHEMLYYLAEALQLGDTRPIRKELEDALNETERLTLLEPQAVLAIDVSAHRAIINPLLLKTSELVRNSVAQQVSGRQKHTIKRNVKSNMMGAKLKNADLRGMNLRGVFLIAADLRGADMRHTDLIGADLRDADLSSADLTGAIFLTQAQVNSAMGDSKTKLPPALDAPRHWLKSEY from the coding sequence ATGTCTTTTTTTATTGAGAATAACCACATTGAAATGAATCCATATAAAGCCGACTGCAATAATTGTTTCGGTCTGTGCTGTGTGGCTCTGCCTTTTATGGAATCGGCGGATTTCGCTTTTACGAAAGACGCCGGCACTCCTTGCCATCATCTGCAGACTGATTTTCGCTGTGGCATTCATCAACGTTTAAGAGAAACGGGATTCCGGGGCTGTACGGTTTATGAATGCTTCGGTGCGGGGCAAAAAGTTTCGCAACACACTTATAAAGGAATCGATTGGCGGAACAATCCACTGTCTGCCAACGAGATGTTCCAAATCCTCCCTATCATTCAGCAATTGCACGAAATGCTGTATTACTTGGCTGAAGCGCTGCAATTAGGAGATACACGGCCGATACGCAAAGAACTTGAAGATGCGCTCAATGAAACGGAGCGCCTCACATTACTTGAACCGCAAGCGGTTTTAGCAATAGATGTATCGGCCCACCGGGCAATCATCAATCCTTTGCTGCTGAAAACAAGTGAACTAGTACGCAACAGCGTTGCACAACAAGTCTCCGGGCGGCAAAAACATACGATAAAAAGGAATGTCAAAAGCAACATGATGGGCGCAAAACTGAAAAACGCTGATTTAAGGGGAATGAATTTAAGAGGTGTCTTCCTCATTGCGGCGGATCTTCGAGGGGCTGATATGAGGCATACCGATTTGATTGGCGCAGATTTGAGAGATGCCGATTTGAGCAGCGCTGACCTAACGGGTGCAATTTTCTTGACGCAGGCTCAAGTAAATTCAGCAATGGGCGACTCTAAAACGAAATTGCCTCCAGCTTTGGATGCACCTCGCCACTGGCTAAAGAGCGAATACTAA